One Rhea pennata isolate bPtePen1 chromosome 3, bPtePen1.pri, whole genome shotgun sequence DNA segment encodes these proteins:
- the TMEM181 gene encoding transmembrane protein 181 isoform X2 — MEPLAPMRLYTLSKRHFVLVFVVFFVCFGLTVFIGIAGPNVIETSVARTDLNNSLKLWLTCVVELDQHDVSFKKNVTMTVKVLGVVKDGSTPYVNNQVHNRTRLLNCAQKCTEIIVAHLGYLNYTQYNIFVNLEDLNKLTYTIQNITFTWKTYNPNFSQVEIWFRFVFVVLTFMVTCLFAHSLRKFSMRDWGIEQKWMSILLPLLLLYNDPFFPLSFLVNSWFPGMLDDLFQSLFLCALLLFWLCVYHGIRVQGERKCLTFYLPKFFIVGLLWLASVTLGIWQTVNEVHDPTYQYRVDTGNFQGMKVFFLVVATTYILYLLFLIVRAYSELRNMPYVDLRLKFLTALTFVVLVISIVILYLRFGAQVLQDNFAELSTHYQNSAEFLSFYGLLNFYLYTLAFVYSPSKNALYESQLKDNPAFSMLNDSDDDVIYGSDYEEMPLQNGQAIRAKYKEESDSD, encoded by the exons ATGGAGCC GCTGGCACCAATGAGATTATATACACTGTCCAAACGGCATTTTGTCCTGGTCTTTGTAGtattctttgtttgttttggtttgacAGTCTTCATAGGAATAGCAG GTCCTAATGTCATTGAAACTTCCGTAGCAAGAACTGACTTAAATAACAGCCTAAAG CTGTGGTTGACCTGTGTAGTTGAGCTGGATCAGCACGATG TATCCTTCAAAAAGAATGTTACTATGACAGTCAAAGTGCTTGGAGTGGTAAAGGATGGAAGCACACCCTATGTTAATAATCAGGTTCACAACCGGACAAGATTACTCAACTGTGCACAA AAATGTACTGAAATCATTGTTGCTCACCTTGGATACCTGAATTATACTCAGTACAACATATTTGTTAACCTTGAAGATCTAAATAAGTTAACTTATACTATCCAGAATATTACTTTCACA TGGAAGACCTACAATCCAAATTTTTCGCAAGTGGAAATCTGGTTCAGATTTGTCTTTGTAGTTCTTACTTTCATGGTCACG tgTCTGTTTGCACATTCTCTACGAAAATTTTCCATGAGAGACTGGGGTATTGAACAGAAGTGGATGTCCATCCTTCTTCCCTTGCTGCTACTTTACAATG atccatttttccccctttcttttttggtgAACAGTTGGTTTCCTGGAATGCTGGATGATCTATTCCAATCACTGTTCCTGTGTGCATTGTTGCTGTTCTGGCTTTGTGTGTACCATGGTATAAGAGTGCAG GGGGAAAGGAAGTGCTTGACTTTCTATCTGCCCAAATTCTTTATTGTTGGGCTATTGTGGCTGGCCTCTGTTACATTAGGAATATGGCAAAC TGTTAATGAAGTACATGATCCTACATACCAATACAGGGTTGACACAGGTAATTTCCAG GGAATGAAAGTCTTCTTCCTTGTGGTGGCAACCACATACATTCTCTACCTTTTGTTCCTGATAGTGAGGGCATATTCAGAACTTCGTAACATGCCTTATGTGG atctcaGGTTAAAGTTCCTGACTGCATTGACCTTTGTAGTGCTTGTCATTAG CATTGTTATACTCTATCTACGCTTTGGAGCACAAGTTCTACAGGACAACTTTGCTGAACTGTCGACTCATTATCAGAATT CAGCAGAATTCTTATCATTTTATGGTTTATTGAACTTTTATCTCTACACATTAGCCTTCGTGTATTCCCCCTCAAAGAATGCGCTATATG aatCACAATTGAAAGACAATCCTGCTTTTTCTATGCTGAATGATTCAGATGATGATGTGATTTATGG GAGTGACTATGAAGAGATGCCACTTCAGAATGGCCAAGCTATTAGAGCCAAGTATAAAGAAGAATCAGACAGTGATTGA
- the TMEM181 gene encoding transmembrane protein 181 isoform X1, which produces MEPLAPMRLYTLSKRHFVLVFVVFFVCFGLTVFIGIAGPNVIETSVARTDLNNSLKLKPFNLSSPPLSTYNQQLWLTCVVELDQHDVSFKKNVTMTVKVLGVVKDGSTPYVNNQVHNRTRLLNCAQKCTEIIVAHLGYLNYTQYNIFVNLEDLNKLTYTIQNITFTWKTYNPNFSQVEIWFRFVFVVLTFMVTCLFAHSLRKFSMRDWGIEQKWMSILLPLLLLYNDPFFPLSFLVNSWFPGMLDDLFQSLFLCALLLFWLCVYHGIRVQGERKCLTFYLPKFFIVGLLWLASVTLGIWQTVNEVHDPTYQYRVDTGNFQGMKVFFLVVATTYILYLLFLIVRAYSELRNMPYVDLRLKFLTALTFVVLVISIVILYLRFGAQVLQDNFAELSTHYQNSAEFLSFYGLLNFYLYTLAFVYSPSKNALYESQLKDNPAFSMLNDSDDDVIYGSDYEEMPLQNGQAIRAKYKEESDSD; this is translated from the exons ATGGAGCC GCTGGCACCAATGAGATTATATACACTGTCCAAACGGCATTTTGTCCTGGTCTTTGTAGtattctttgtttgttttggtttgacAGTCTTCATAGGAATAGCAG GTCCTAATGTCATTGAAACTTCCGTAGCAAGAACTGACTTAAATAACAGCCTAAAG ctgAAGCCATTTAATTTAAGTTCACCACCACTGTCTACTTACAATCAGCAGCTGTGGTTGACCTGTGTAGTTGAGCTGGATCAGCACGATG TATCCTTCAAAAAGAATGTTACTATGACAGTCAAAGTGCTTGGAGTGGTAAAGGATGGAAGCACACCCTATGTTAATAATCAGGTTCACAACCGGACAAGATTACTCAACTGTGCACAA AAATGTACTGAAATCATTGTTGCTCACCTTGGATACCTGAATTATACTCAGTACAACATATTTGTTAACCTTGAAGATCTAAATAAGTTAACTTATACTATCCAGAATATTACTTTCACA TGGAAGACCTACAATCCAAATTTTTCGCAAGTGGAAATCTGGTTCAGATTTGTCTTTGTAGTTCTTACTTTCATGGTCACG tgTCTGTTTGCACATTCTCTACGAAAATTTTCCATGAGAGACTGGGGTATTGAACAGAAGTGGATGTCCATCCTTCTTCCCTTGCTGCTACTTTACAATG atccatttttccccctttcttttttggtgAACAGTTGGTTTCCTGGAATGCTGGATGATCTATTCCAATCACTGTTCCTGTGTGCATTGTTGCTGTTCTGGCTTTGTGTGTACCATGGTATAAGAGTGCAG GGGGAAAGGAAGTGCTTGACTTTCTATCTGCCCAAATTCTTTATTGTTGGGCTATTGTGGCTGGCCTCTGTTACATTAGGAATATGGCAAAC TGTTAATGAAGTACATGATCCTACATACCAATACAGGGTTGACACAGGTAATTTCCAG GGAATGAAAGTCTTCTTCCTTGTGGTGGCAACCACATACATTCTCTACCTTTTGTTCCTGATAGTGAGGGCATATTCAGAACTTCGTAACATGCCTTATGTGG atctcaGGTTAAAGTTCCTGACTGCATTGACCTTTGTAGTGCTTGTCATTAG CATTGTTATACTCTATCTACGCTTTGGAGCACAAGTTCTACAGGACAACTTTGCTGAACTGTCGACTCATTATCAGAATT CAGCAGAATTCTTATCATTTTATGGTTTATTGAACTTTTATCTCTACACATTAGCCTTCGTGTATTCCCCCTCAAAGAATGCGCTATATG aatCACAATTGAAAGACAATCCTGCTTTTTCTATGCTGAATGATTCAGATGATGATGTGATTTATGG GAGTGACTATGAAGAGATGCCACTTCAGAATGGCCAAGCTATTAGAGCCAAGTATAAAGAAGAATCAGACAGTGATTGA
- the DYNLT1 gene encoding dynein light chain Tctex-type 1, translating to MDDFQSGEETSFVVDEVSNIIKEAIETAIGGNAYQHSKVNQWTTSVVEQTLSQLTKLGKPFKYIVTCVIMQKNGAGLHTASSCFWDNSSDGNCTVRWENKTMYCIVSAFGLAI from the exons ATGGACGACTTCCAGTCGGGGGAGGAG ACTTCTTTTGTTGTTGATGAAGTCAGTAACATCATAAAAGAG GCCATAGAAACTGCAATTGGCGGCAATGCCTACCAGCACAGCAAAGTGAACCAGTGGACAACAAGTGTGGTGGAACAAACTCTGAGCCAACTCACAAAGCTGGGGAAACCTTTCAAGTATATAG TGACCTGTGTGATTATGCAGAAGAATGGTGCTGGACTACATACAGCAAGCTCTTGCTTCTGGGACAACTCCAGTGATG GAAACTGCACTGTGAGATGGGAGAACAAGACTATGTACTGTATTGTCAGTGCCTTTGGACTTGCAATTTAA